A single window of Salvelinus namaycush isolate Seneca chromosome 11, SaNama_1.0, whole genome shotgun sequence DNA harbors:
- the LOC120055477 gene encoding UAP56-interacting factor-like isoform X1 gives MSNVGFSNVRGSTSEGPDKVDMSLDDIIRLNKKEQQARRPGPGNRRPLQKGKGFVQGKPVGAGGQTQRGGGVARRGVTRVGVGRGRKIPPPVGQSRGQGVITGLAARKMSAVQKGISPLNRPTVNQKSRPFNNQPRPFNNQPRPFNNQPRPFNNQSWPFIQSAQFRQTQGQRRPYRQTDVQRGPDTTTQTRPVQLRGRPLPPVHQTQREARQATFLFHRGLKVHAQVQKPAPTSLPPTPVRSRQWRTSTNSSGILTVSIDNPTATMTQPEPPRAWSLHPSAPISPAPVKVEEEKKPVPPKGVPLQFDINSVGKQQTAMTLNERFRILKDQRIATAQTSKGSRFVTVG, from the exons ATGAGTAACGTTGGTTTTTCGAATGTACGGGGGAGCACTTCTGAGGGACCTGATAAGGTTGACATGTCTTTAG ATGATATCATTCGTCTGAACAAGAAAGAGCAACAAGCACGGAGGCCAGGCCCAGGGAACCGCAGGCCATTACAGAAGGGAAAGGGCTTTGTACAAGGGAAACCAGTTGGAGCTGGAGGACAGACCCAAAGAG GAGGTGGTGTAGCAAGAAGGGGGGTAACGAGAGTGGGTGTTGGAAGAGGCCGGAAGATTCCCCCTCCGGTTGGTCAAAGCCGGGGTCAAGGGGTTATCACTGGACTGGCGGCCCGGAAGATGTCAGCCGTACAGAAAGGCATCAGTCCACTCAACCGACCGACTGTCAACCAG AAGTCACGGCCCTTCAACAACCAACCGCGGCCCTTCAACAACCAACCGCGGCCCTTCAACAACCAACCGCGGCCCTTCAACAACCAATCGTGGCCTTTTATCCAATCAGCCCAATTCAGACAGACGCAAGGCCAGAGGAGgccgtacagacagacagacgtacagAGAGGCCCTGACACGACGACACAGACAAGACCCGTTCAGCTGCGGGGACG GCCCCTGCCCCCTGTCCATCAAACCCAGAGAGAAGCCCGCCAGGCCACGTTTCTCTTCCACAGGGGCCTCAAG GTTCACGCCCAGGTGCAGAAGCCAGCTCCAACCTCTCTACCCCCTACTCCAGTTAGATCTCGCCA atgGCGCACGTCAACAAACAGCAGTGGGATCCTGACCGTTTCCATCGacaaccccactgccaccatgacGCAGCCTGA GCCTCCCCGTGCTTGGTCCCTGCACCCCTCGGCACCCATCAGCCCGGCCCCAGtcaaggtggaggaggagaagaaaccAGTACCACCTAAAGGAGTCCCCCTGCAGTTTGACATCAACAGTGTGGGGAAACAG CAGACAGCGATGACTT
- the LOC120055477 gene encoding UAP56-interacting factor-like isoform X2 — MSNVGFSNVRGSTSEGPDKVDMSLDDIIRLNKKEQQARRPGPGNRRPLQKGKGFVQGKPVGAGGQTQRGGGVARRGVTRVGVGRGRKIPPPVGQSRGQGVITGLAARKMSAVQKGISPLNRPTVNQKSRPFNNQPRPFNNQPRPFNNQPRPFNNQSWPFIQSAQFRQTQGQRRPYRQTDVQRGPDTTTQTRPVQLRGRPLPPVHQTQREARQATFLFHRGLKVHAQVQKPAPTSLPPTPVRSRQWRTSTNSSGILTVSIDNPTATMTQPEPPRAWSLHPSAPISPAPVKVEEEKKPVPPKGVPLQFDINSVGKQTAMTLNERFRILKDQRIATAQTSKGSRFVTVG; from the exons ATGAGTAACGTTGGTTTTTCGAATGTACGGGGGAGCACTTCTGAGGGACCTGATAAGGTTGACATGTCTTTAG ATGATATCATTCGTCTGAACAAGAAAGAGCAACAAGCACGGAGGCCAGGCCCAGGGAACCGCAGGCCATTACAGAAGGGAAAGGGCTTTGTACAAGGGAAACCAGTTGGAGCTGGAGGACAGACCCAAAGAG GAGGTGGTGTAGCAAGAAGGGGGGTAACGAGAGTGGGTGTTGGAAGAGGCCGGAAGATTCCCCCTCCGGTTGGTCAAAGCCGGGGTCAAGGGGTTATCACTGGACTGGCGGCCCGGAAGATGTCAGCCGTACAGAAAGGCATCAGTCCACTCAACCGACCGACTGTCAACCAG AAGTCACGGCCCTTCAACAACCAACCGCGGCCCTTCAACAACCAACCGCGGCCCTTCAACAACCAACCGCGGCCCTTCAACAACCAATCGTGGCCTTTTATCCAATCAGCCCAATTCAGACAGACGCAAGGCCAGAGGAGgccgtacagacagacagacgtacagAGAGGCCCTGACACGACGACACAGACAAGACCCGTTCAGCTGCGGGGACG GCCCCTGCCCCCTGTCCATCAAACCCAGAGAGAAGCCCGCCAGGCCACGTTTCTCTTCCACAGGGGCCTCAAG GTTCACGCCCAGGTGCAGAAGCCAGCTCCAACCTCTCTACCCCCTACTCCAGTTAGATCTCGCCA atgGCGCACGTCAACAAACAGCAGTGGGATCCTGACCGTTTCCATCGacaaccccactgccaccatgacGCAGCCTGA GCCTCCCCGTGCTTGGTCCCTGCACCCCTCGGCACCCATCAGCCCGGCCCCAGtcaaggtggaggaggagaagaaaccAGTACCACCTAAAGGAGTCCCCCTGCAGTTTGACATCAACAGTGTGGGGAAACAG ACAGCGATGACTT